In Micromonospora ferruginea, the sequence CCGGCACGCGCCGGGAGACAGCCGGCGGCGCAACCTCGGCGCGCTGCTCCGGCGGGTGCACCTGGGCGGCCCGGTCTCCCGCGTCGGGCTCGCCGACTGGCTGGGCGTCAACCGCAGCACGGTCATGGGGCTCACGGCCGAGCTGGCCGCGGCCGGCCTGGTCCGCGAGGTGCCCGCCACGTCGGGTGGCCGTGCCGGGCGGCCGTCCTTCGTGGTGCGGCCGGAGTCCGAGGCCGTCCACGTGCTCGCCTTCGACATCGCGGTGGACCGGCTGGTGGCCGCCCGCGTCGGCCTGGGCGGGGCGGTGGCGGCCCGGCTGGCGGCCGACCGACCGCGGGCGGGCGCCGACCTCGACGCGGTGGTCTCGGTGCTCGCCGGCTTCGGGCGGGAGCTGAACCGGGGCGCGCCGCCCGGATCGGTGTGCGTGGGGGTCGGGGCGTCCTACTGCGGGATGATCCGGCCCGGGGACGGGATGGTCCGGTTCGGACCCGACATGGGCTGGGTGGACCAGGCGTTCGGTGCCGAGCTGGCCCGCCGGCTGGACCTGGGCCTCCCGGTCCTGGTCGGCAACGAGGCCCACCTGGGCGCGATGGCGGAACACCAGCGCGGCGCCGGCATCGGCGTACAGAATCTGATCTACCTGCACGGCGACGTCGGCGTCGGTGGCGGGATCATCGTCGGCGGGGACCTGCTCGACGGGGACGGCGGCTACGGCTCCGAGGTCGGGCACATGTTGGTCAACCCCGTTCGGGGGCGGCCGTGCGGTTGCGGCTCCCGGGGCTGCCTGGAGGCCGAGGTCGGCGAGCGGGCGCTGCTCGACGAGGCCGGCCGCCCGGCCGACCACCGGGGACGCGAGGCGGTACGCGCCGTGGTCGCCGCCGCCGGCGACGGTGACGCGGCGGACCTCGAGGCGCTCGGGCGGATCGGGGACTGGCTGGGGATCGGGGTGGCGAACCTGATCAACCTGTTCAACCCCGGCGTGGTGATCTTCGGCGGGACGCTCCGTGAGGTGTTCCCGGCCGCGGCGGTGCACGTCGAGAACCGGATCGCCGCCAACGTGCTGCCCGTCTCCCGGGACAAGGCCCGCCTGGCCGTCTCGGCCCTGGGCTACGACGCCACCCTGATCGGCGCCGCCGACCTGGCCTTCACCCCCCTCCTCACCAACCCCTCTCCCCTGACCCCGCCCCGCCCGCCCTCGCCCGCCCCCGCCCCCGTCTGCCCCGTCGATCTTGGAGTTGTGGTCGTTGACAGAAGGGTCAATTCCGACCTTCGAGGCGCCACAACTCCAAGATCGACGGGGGTGGCAGGGCGGGGCAGGGGCAGGGCGGGGCGGGGCAGGGCGGGGCAGGGCGGGGTGGGGTGGGGTGGGGCGGCAGGGCGGGCGGGTCAGCCGCTCAGGCGGCGGGACAGCCAGGGCAGCAACGCGTCGGCCTGGAGGCGCTGGAACGCGCGCACGGTGGGGATGCCGGGCGGCGGCGGTTGCCGGGCGCCGTCGAGGAAGAAACCGGTGTAGCCGGCGAGCGCCCCGGTCAGGTCGGCCGGGTCGACGTGCGCGGTGAGCGGCGAGGTGGCGAGTAGCAGGTCCGGGTCGTGGCCGCCGTACACCTGCACGTTGACGACGGTGAGCAGGGTGTCCAGCCAGGCCGGCCCGCGGCAGGCCCAGGGCCAGTCGACCACGGTGACCGTGCCGTCCGGGCCGAGCAGCAGGTTGTCGGCGCGGACGTCGAGGTGGCAGAGCGTGTCGCCGGCCAGGGCGGCGAGGCCCTGGTCGGCGGCGGCGCACAGCTCGTCCAGGTGGGCCCGGGCCCACGGGTCCAGATCGGCCGGCGGGTCGTCGGCGATCCGCCGCCAGCCGCCGAAGTCGTCGGCGAGCGCGTCGGCCGCGGTGGTGGTCGCGACGGCGGGGGCCGGCGTCAGCGTCGCGGCCACGGTCTCCAGGGTGGACAGCGCGGCGGCCAGCTCGGCGGCGTCCCACGGGGTGACCGGATGCCGGCCCGCCACGTCGGCGTAGACCAGCGTGATCCAGTGGCCGTCGTCGTGGCTGCCGAGCAGGCGGGGCGCTGGCGTACCCGCCGGCAGGGCGGCGGCGATCCGGGCCTCGGCCCGGTGCATCGCCGGGCTGCGGTCGTTCTGCGTCGGGCTGACCGACTTGACGAAGGCCCGGCCGCCGCGCGCGGTGCGGACCCGGTCGGCGGTACCGGGGGAGAAGCCGCCCGGCTGTGAATCGGCCGCCACCACCCGGTCGCCGAGGATCGTCTCGACGGCGGCGCGGACGTGGGGCGGCAGCTCGTGCCAGTGCAGTCGGCTCACCGCCCCACGGTGCCGTGCCGTTGCTTGCCTGGGCAACCGGGTTACCGCGGGCCCCTTGTTAAAAGGGGGCCCCTCCTCTACCGAATGCGTTAACAGGGGGCCCCGCCTTACCGCGCGTAGCGCAGCACCACGACGTCGCTGTCGAACGGGCGCGTGGCGGTGAGCGTGAACCGGTGGGGTGCGAAGCCCCGCGCGACGAGTGGGATGCCGCTGCCCGCCACGACCGGGTTGAGCTTGACCACCAACTCGTCGACCTCGTCGAAAAGCTGGCCGGCGAGGTGGCCGCCGCCGCAGAGCCAGATGTCGCCGCCGGGTCGCGTCTTCAGGTCGCGGACGAACGCCACCGGGTCGCCGGCCACCACCTCCACGTCCGGGTGGTCGGCCGGGGCCAGGGTGCGGCTGAAGACGTACTGCCGCAGGTGGGCGTAGGGGCTGGTGACGCCGATCGCCAGGCCCGGCTGGTAGGTGCCGCGGCCCATCAGCACGGTGTCGAAGCGGCCGGTGGGCGGGGAGGCGACGCCGAGCTGGGCGTGGGCGAACGTGGGCAGCGTCTGCGGCCACTCGGTCGCCAGGTAGGGCGCCACGTCCGGCGC encodes:
- a CDS encoding dihydrofolate reductase family protein; translation: MRKLVYFVATTLDGFIAAPDGSFDFLPLAPDVAPYLATEWPQTLPTFAHAQLGVASPPTGRFDTVLMGRGTYQPGLAIGVTSPYAHLRQYVFSRTLAPADHPDVEVVAGDPVAFVRDLKTRPGGDIWLCGGGHLAGQLFDEVDELVVKLNPVVAGSGIPLVARGFAPHRFTLTATRPFDSDVVVLRYAR
- a CDS encoding phosphotransferase is translated as MSRLHWHELPPHVRAAVETILGDRVVAADSQPGGFSPGTADRVRTARGGRAFVKSVSPTQNDRSPAMHRAEARIAAALPAGTPAPRLLGSHDDGHWITLVYADVAGRHPVTPWDAAELAAALSTLETVAATLTPAPAVATTTAADALADDFGGWRRIADDPPADLDPWARAHLDELCAAADQGLAALAGDTLCHLDVRADNLLLGPDGTVTVVDWPWACRGPAWLDTLLTVVNVQVYGGHDPDLLLATSPLTAHVDPADLTGALAGYTGFFLDGARQPPPPGIPTVRAFQRLQADALLPWLSRRLSG